One stretch of Streptomyces sp. R21 DNA includes these proteins:
- a CDS encoding SAM-dependent methyltransferase — protein MTENPAAAEHPSESVRSRIITTQPHTARIWNYWLGGKDNYEVDRAAGDQIRQLHPGIGDYAQADRLFLGRAVSHLVADRGIRQFLDIGTGLPTADNTHEVAQRLAPDARIVYVDNDPLVLAHARALLTSTPEGSTDYLDEDLRNVDAILEHASKTLDFSQPVGLVLLGVVIFIGDDDEAYSIVRRLLDALPSGSHLVLSHTITSPAMPDVDDAVAFWNEHGTPKLTQRTPEAVARFFDGLELLEPGVVSCSRWRPENTDGAEPDEVAMFGGVGRKA, from the coding sequence GTGACCGAGAACCCGGCAGCCGCGGAACACCCCTCCGAGTCGGTGCGCAGCCGCATCATCACGACGCAGCCGCACACGGCCCGGATATGGAACTACTGGCTGGGTGGCAAGGACAACTACGAGGTCGACCGGGCGGCCGGGGACCAGATCCGTCAACTGCACCCGGGCATCGGCGACTACGCGCAGGCCGACCGGCTGTTCCTGGGCCGCGCCGTGAGCCACCTGGTCGCCGACCGCGGGATCCGCCAGTTCCTCGACATCGGCACCGGCCTGCCGACCGCGGACAACACGCACGAGGTCGCCCAGCGGCTCGCCCCGGACGCGCGGATCGTGTACGTCGACAACGACCCGCTGGTGCTGGCGCACGCCCGCGCGCTGCTCACCAGCACGCCCGAGGGCAGCACGGACTACCTCGACGAGGACCTCCGCAATGTGGACGCCATCCTCGAACATGCCTCCAAGACGCTGGACTTCAGCCAGCCGGTCGGCCTGGTGCTCCTCGGTGTCGTCATCTTCATCGGCGACGACGACGAGGCGTACTCCATCGTGCGGCGTCTGCTGGACGCACTGCCGTCGGGCAGCCACCTCGTCCTCTCGCACACGATCACCAGCCCGGCGATGCCCGACGTGGACGACGCCGTCGCCTTCTGGAACGAGCACGGCACCCCCAAGCTGACCCAGCGCACTCCCGAGGCGGTCGCCCGCTTCTTCGACGGGCTCGAGCTCCTCGAACCGGGTGTCGTGTCCTGCTCGCGCTGGCGGCCGGAGAACACCGACGGGGCCGAGCCGGACGAGGTCGCGATGTTCGGCGGGGTGGGCCGCAAGGCCTGA
- a CDS encoding S1 family peptidase, producing MKHARRRIVRRGARFAAVGGLLYGGLMVTHAMASEPSDTSRATASSAQAAASMGTDLVTRLGTARTAGSWIATDGRPVVAVTDAGAAAEVTKAGARAKVVDFSMQDLKSATQTLSSSPRVAGTAWAVDYTHNEVVVQADSTVSASDWSRLTKVADGIGGSVRMERTQGTFTTRLNGAQPMFSTGGRCSAGFNVTNGQNQFILTAGHCGPAGSIWFADNQGSQQLGRTINQAFPGNDFSLIQYDSGQAGAGSNVVAIGGGQGVRIVGAADPTVGQRVFRSGSTSGMHDGQVTALNATVNYPEGTVTGLIETTVCAEPGDSGGPLFSEGVALGVTSGGNGDCKTGGTTFFQPVTKAMSTLGVQLAGLPGASAGGAAASAAPSSSASQGAAIAPSSVAPGSVEAVGTSGTAQTLVSRLTDPKNIGPGLLVIAGSLVALVATRYIRTEQERNRYRRAFSQSWG from the coding sequence ATGAAGCACGCACGACGACGGATCGTCCGACGGGGGGCGCGATTCGCGGCCGTCGGCGGGCTGCTCTACGGAGGGCTGATGGTGACGCACGCGATGGCGAGCGAACCCTCCGACACGTCGCGTGCCACCGCGAGTTCCGCCCAGGCCGCCGCCTCCATGGGCACCGACCTGGTCACGCGCCTGGGCACCGCCCGGACCGCGGGCAGCTGGATCGCCACCGACGGCCGGCCCGTGGTCGCGGTGACCGACGCGGGCGCCGCGGCCGAGGTGACGAAGGCGGGGGCGCGCGCCAAGGTCGTGGACTTCAGCATGCAGGACCTCAAGTCCGCGACCCAGACCCTGAGTTCATCACCGCGGGTGGCGGGCACCGCGTGGGCCGTGGACTACACCCACAACGAGGTGGTGGTGCAGGCCGACAGCACCGTCTCCGCCTCCGACTGGTCGCGGCTGACGAAGGTCGCCGACGGCATCGGGGGTTCCGTGCGCATGGAGCGCACCCAGGGCACCTTCACCACCCGGCTGAACGGCGCGCAGCCGATGTTCTCCACCGGCGGGCGCTGCTCGGCGGGCTTCAACGTGACCAACGGCCAGAACCAGTTCATCCTGACAGCCGGGCACTGCGGACCGGCCGGCTCGATCTGGTTCGCCGACAACCAGGGTTCCCAGCAGCTGGGCCGGACCATCAACCAGGCCTTTCCCGGCAATGACTTCTCCCTGATCCAGTACGACAGCGGGCAGGCGGGCGCCGGGAGCAACGTCGTGGCCATCGGCGGCGGCCAGGGCGTCCGGATCGTCGGGGCCGCCGATCCGACGGTCGGCCAGCGGGTCTTCCGCAGCGGGAGCACCAGTGGGATGCACGACGGGCAGGTGACCGCGCTCAACGCGACGGTGAACTACCCCGAGGGCACGGTCACCGGGCTCATCGAGACCACGGTGTGCGCCGAACCCGGGGACAGCGGCGGCCCCTTGTTCTCCGAGGGGGTCGCGCTCGGGGTGACCTCGGGCGGCAACGGGGACTGCAAGACGGGCGGTACGACGTTCTTCCAGCCGGTGACCAAGGCCATGAGCACGCTGGGGGTGCAGTTGGCCGGGCTGCCGGGGGCCTCCGCGGGCGGGGCCGCGGCCTCCGCGGCGCCGTCGTCCTCGGCCTCGCAGGGGGCGGCCATCGCGCCGAGCTCGGTCGCGCCGGGTTCGGTCGAGGCGGTCGGTACGTCCGGGACCGCGCAGACACTGGTCTCGCGGCTCACGGACCCGAAGAACATCGGCCCGGGCCTGCTGGTGATCGCGGGAAGCCTCGTCGCCCTGGTGGCCACGAGGTACATCCGCACGGAGCAGGAGCGCAACCGGTACCGTCGCGCGTTCTCACAGAGTTGGGGGTGA